In one window of Oryzias melastigma strain HK-1 linkage group LG5, ASM292280v2, whole genome shotgun sequence DNA:
- the LOC112145475 gene encoding protein FAM107B isoform X1 gives MGASYGKKKSYSIDHEPPPKQQCVKNGKHAKGRASAHAELQQHRSESLQRRGAPLSGGIPPPDYLDRDEDGELIKPRKLVNPVKSSRSHQELHRELLSSCKRSGASVETKPELQRVLESRKREQLIRQRKQEDEARRKVSPLEAELQKRHKKLEELERQQEQQQQENLKAPEFVKVRENLRRTSCHGKEEKEV, from the exons ATGGGAGCTTCTTACGGAAAGAAG aaGTCGTACAGCATTGATCACGAGCCTCCACCGAAGCAGCAGTGTGTGAAGAACGGGAAGCATGCAAAGGGCAGAG CCTCGGCAcatgcagagctgcagcagcaccgCTCAGAGAGCCTCCAGCGGAGGGGGGCTCCGCTCTCCGGCGGGATCCCCCCACCTGATTACCTGGACAGAGATGAGGACGGAGAGCTAATCAAACCCAGGAAGCTGGTGAATCCAGTCAAGTCCTCCAGAAGCCACCAGGAGCTTCATCGTGAGCTGCTGAGCAGCTGCAAACG aagtGGGGCGAGTGTGGAGACGAAGCCAGAGCTGCAGAGAGTTCTGGAGTCCCGGAAGAGAGAACAGCTGATCCGACAGAGAAAGCAGGAGGACGAAGCCCGCCGGAAGGTTTCCCCTCTGGAGGCCGAGCTGCAGAAGAGACACAAGAAGCTGGAGGAG ctggagcgacagcaggagcagcagcagcaggaaaacCTGAAAGCTCCAGAGTTCGTCAAAGTCAGAGAGAACCTGAGACGGACATCCTGTCACGGCAAAGAGGAGAAGGAAGTCTAG
- the LOC112145475 gene encoding protein FAM107B isoform X2 produces the protein MDYVDHRMPRSPPHHTTTTTERMLKSASAHAELQQHRSESLQRRGAPLSGGIPPPDYLDRDEDGELIKPRKLVNPVKSSRSHQELHRELLSSCKRSGASVETKPELQRVLESRKREQLIRQRKQEDEARRKVSPLEAELQKRHKKLEELERQQEQQQQENLKAPEFVKVRENLRRTSCHGKEEKEV, from the exons ATGGACTACGTGGACCACAGGATGCCCAGGAGCCCCCCACatcacaccaccaccaccactgaGAGGATGCTGAAGTCTG CCTCGGCAcatgcagagctgcagcagcaccgCTCAGAGAGCCTCCAGCGGAGGGGGGCTCCGCTCTCCGGCGGGATCCCCCCACCTGATTACCTGGACAGAGATGAGGACGGAGAGCTAATCAAACCCAGGAAGCTGGTGAATCCAGTCAAGTCCTCCAGAAGCCACCAGGAGCTTCATCGTGAGCTGCTGAGCAGCTGCAAACG aagtGGGGCGAGTGTGGAGACGAAGCCAGAGCTGCAGAGAGTTCTGGAGTCCCGGAAGAGAGAACAGCTGATCCGACAGAGAAAGCAGGAGGACGAAGCCCGCCGGAAGGTTTCCCCTCTGGAGGCCGAGCTGCAGAAGAGACACAAGAAGCTGGAGGAG ctggagcgacagcaggagcagcagcagcaggaaaacCTGAAAGCTCCAGAGTTCGTCAAAGTCAGAGAGAACCTGAGACGGACATCCTGTCACGGCAAAGAGGAGAAGGAAGTCTAG